TAATATCAAACTCATGATCAAACACCTGTTTCGTGAGAAGCTCCATGCACAAGGCTCCTCCTCCTAGAacataactgaaataaaaaatatacccAAGTTTTAGGGATGAATATTAACCATTTCAAAACAGATATTTACATTAAGCAAAGAAAAGTGATTTTATGTTAATTTTTTGTGCTTCAAGTCGATTATTATGTGTCATTATTTGCCTTGtgggagaaaaacatttgtatttgtatttaatgcACTTAATGTACTGCAGATGTAGCAGCTAATGAGCAGTAATTCTGATGTAAATTTGTTAATGCCTATTTTTAATTATCAATGCATGAAATAAATCGCAGAGTAAATCACATTAGGTCTTAGGGAACAAAATGAAAGGGCCCTGAGAGGCTGAGGTCGGGTCTGGTTTACTTTGACTCAATATCAATTGAGATTCAGGATACATCAACATTTTCTCATTGATGTAGAAGGTATTAACTTATTTCAAAAGTGCAGAACTCGTAATTTAAATAATCACAGCAAGCGAACGCAGCAGCAGTCAACAGAAGAATGTGGCGACCTGGACGACAGGAGATCATGACACACTCACCCTCCGGACAGCACAGGGGAAATAACCCGTACAAAAGGTGGATCAAAGGGAAAATTATCCTattgaatgaagaaagaaagaaatttcaGTGTTGAGAAAATCTTTActccaaaaacaaaatgagaaaaatcatCACAAGACTCACTTTATAAGAGAAATTGAGGAGAATGTAGTCcactccttctttttcttttaagacCTGCAAGTCACTATGCAATGGACTATCTGGGTCTACCCTGTAATGAAGAATGGCAAAGTCAaatataacacaacacacaatatatGGCAAGATGAAAATTATTAAAAAGCTGAAACTTACGTCCTTAACTTGACATGCCATTCATAAAGGCTGTCATTGACTAGTTCAACTGAATAAATACCTGCCAAGTgaacgacacaaacacacaagttaaCTTCACTCTGATGATGAGAACTTGAAACAATAAACATGTATGTCTGAGTAGTCACCTGTCTTGTAACTCTGTGATCTGTAGATCTCCCTGAGTTCCTTCATTAGGCGGTCTGAGGCCTGCACTGAGCCAGAGACTGCACCCTGCAACACAGATCACATCAAGCCTCATCACACAGGTGATTACTGAAAGTAGTTTCACTCATACAGAATTACACATTTGAACAGGTTCAAACAACTCTCCCTAAGCACATGGAAAAACTTCATGAAGCTTAGGTGTACGTCATACACACATACTTAATTTCTGTTCACAGAAACCAAGTGATGATCTTACATTATTTTTCCAGGGATATTGCTGTATTATATACAGATTTATCAATTGCTTATATCAGTTCTGTTCACATTAAGCtgggttattttcaaaaactATACTGTGGTGTGTTGGTGTCTGCAAACTCCACATGAACAGAGgagtttatgattccaactgtCGTCTTCTCCAAAAGCATTGAGGCTGTGTTGGAAGATGATggactgtgctgctgtgaaagATGAGAAccaatcctttttttttctgggaagcctatcttcatttttttcttgctggtgtcctctgcagcagaagcagcagcgaCACTGTGTTATATGAACAGTGAGTCTGTGATTTGTCACAATGCTACTGTTGATCCGAACATGTGCAAACTGAATGACTTTGTCAGAAGGAATAATTTATGTGGAGTAGCTGCAGCTTTATCCTGTAGTAAGAGCTCAGTTACAATTTCCAGGTTGGAAAAACTCCAACACTAACAAATCTCTTATTGAGTCTTTTTATCTCTCCCTGCTCTTTTTACTAGTGAAGagcaaagaataaaacatttgattcacaAGGATGGAATCTGATCGACATTTCACATCTGATCATGTtatctcaatttcaagatgtaAACATTATTTTGGCTGTTACTAAAAAGATAAGTGTTTTGGCCTTCTCATCAAACAAAGGGTGATTACAGAGATAAACTaatgtgtcatgtttttgtgCTGAGTAATATGGAGACTGCTGCCAAGGGTTAACATTCAAAGATTATGTCAAGGATACAGCAAATCCTGCACTTCTCTACTCTATTCAGCTGTTTCAGAGATGACAAGGGGCTGTATGTCAGAATGCAAACGTCTACAAGATGTACAGTGTGCAAGTGGGTGTGTTAATGTTGTTTCTCACAAGCGACATGTGCGAAACTGAAAGAACACGAAcaaggatgaaaaagaagaaacatacGTGTGAAAACGTAAGACAAAGATTTCCTAGAAAGACAATGACATTTGAGAGCTTTTAATGCCAAGGCCTGATACGGTGTCTCCCCTCGCCTGAACattctggaaatgttcctgttcctgtgatAGCGTCTGACTCGCACCATCTATGGCTTTGTTCTTCATAAAAGGCAATTCCCAAAAATATCTGACACAATattacagacattttcttaaGTTCATATCTGAACATGGCTTTACAGTCATGAAACTCATTATTTTGACAGAAAATTAGAAAAAACATGAAGTGAATGAGAACTTACATTCAAGTGATCCTGTCTATGGTTTTTACGGATTTTCTCCAAGATGgccagattttctttttctatcccATCGTCTTCAGACTTTTTTCCATCCACAGGCTCCTCCTCTTTCATGTCATAATGGTCAAGGTCTTGGTCCAGGTCAATGTCCTGCTGCCACAGTGTATTAATTATGTTTAGGAACAGAATGTTAAATACGTCCTATCACtaatatataaatgatataaatCCACTGAAGTGGCAGGGCTACATATAGGCACCTCTCccatttcttcctcctcctcctcttcagatgTTACCTCATCTGACGGCCCATTCTGTAGCGAAgagaaataagaataagaagTGAGCTGTCTTTACagttttgaaaagtaaaaaaaaaagcagaggatTCCAATCTTGTTTTTAGTTCCTACCTTTCGCTCTTGAGTAATTGGACCAGCAGGTAGAGGCTGGTCCAGCATTTCTACATCTGGATGTTGTGGCAGGTTGTAAAGACGACAAAGATCACAAATGAGCCGCTTCAGCTgttgaaggagctgcagattaAACCAGCAAGACAAAaagtcaataataaaaaaacaacctgcaaATACACTATTCTTACCAGTTTCCACTTTGGTAGACTTGTTCATTAACAAACCAGTAAAACAGTTCAAGTATAAAATCTACCTTTATTTCAAAAAAACTGTCTCCAAAGATTGAGCATTGTGAGCTTAGaccaaaaaaagttttttaatgtGGCATGTGCAGAAATATGTCAATACTAAAATAAATCCTGTTGAGCATGGAAGTGGAAATGTTAGAAATCATTTGGAGTTGTGTAGCAGCCCGTGCCACAGGAAACATTGAACAGACAGACGGATTACACTAAACAGCGTCCTGCAGCCAGCCAAAGACCTGCGATGAGGCTGGTTTCCACATCACAATGATCCAAATCAGACCTGAAAATTCATCATGAACCACTTTAAGAAATAGGAAGCTCAATCTGTGTGTAGATCTTGAACATGCTGTACGGGGGCGACCCAATAGCTGGACGGTTAGGGCATGTATCACACTGGCAAAAACATGCGCTGAGCAGCAGGTCCCTGGTTTGACTCTTGGCAAGCCAAACTGTTTACTGCACGGCAGTTTCTGTGTCTATCAAATGAAGTCTCAAAGACATGTTATATGTGCAGATTTAGAGAGATCTGCAAGAGGAGTGGGTGGTTATTCATAAATCAAGAACAGACAGACCATCAGTAGGCTGCCAATGCTGGTGTTAGTATTGATAGGGTGCCAAAACTTTTGCACACGTCACAATTACTTAAGTAAAATGTTCCCCCCTTTTTTTAAGTCATGAAATAAGAGTAGCAGCAAGTTAACATTTGAAGGAATTATTTCCGTCTGTTAACTTTTTCACTTTCAACAAATGTGTAATTTTTCCAGAGATAACTTTAGGGAATCTCTATCTGACTGCATTCATACAAGAGTACCTGATAGCATCAATGTTGGTTATTTGACAGTAACATGTTGTGCAAGCCTCTGTGGCACTGGAACCACATAAGCCAACTTACCAATGTGCTGCCTTTTCTCACATCCTCCAAGCGCTCCAACACTTCAGCCAGACTGGGATCATCAGAGTCAACAAACCATATTGGGGGTGTTGAGGGATAGGATTCCTGCAACAGAGGCAACAATAGGACAGGGACATTTAGCCAGTCATgctgatgtgtctgtgtgtttgtgtgtgtgtgtgtgtgtgtgtgtgtgtggtgtgtgtgtgtgtgtgtgtgtgtgtgtgtgtttgtgtgtgtgtagctttaTTGTCTACAGATTCATGTATGTTAACACTAAGCAGAGAACAATAGAGTTTTTATTaaaccaaaacatttcacatagAAGCCTCATTAACATTAAATGTCAGTGTATTCCAAAGCTACAAaagatgtaataataaaatatcttcgggctgctgcacactagaggattttcaactcttgaacgatttaaaaaaacgttggagacataatgacagatttaTTATCTTATAATCTTCTGAACAAACAGACACTGGATGATTTGGCCAGAGCGTCAGAGCAAACACTTGCCATTTGTAGGAAACAATTTTGACAGTGGAGAATCCAGAGACTTGTAATTTTACAGAAACTCACaatatcttcttcttctgtctttttctggCAACTTTTTGGTGCATTACAGCCACCTTCTGAACTGGATTGTGGAAGGAACACTTGCGTGACTGAACGTGacttcagaagaaaaagaaacatggaggaaaaccggcactgtgtgttctgttttgcagtgaagaataaacaaaacaacaaaaatgttgtcaAGGGCTTTTACATTTTGCACCGCGAGCTGGAGGAGAGttgaaaatgtattgttgttttgaGTCACAGTTGTACAAGTACACAACTACTGGTTGGTGATGCTTCCTGGTGGGCTCTCTCGCGCGCTGTTGGGAATTTCTGTCAGAGCCGATTGGAGATCGGGGATTATTCAGGttattttgtaaacccctcACACTTGAGAAATATTTGGGAATGCCTCCACAATTGTCGCAAGGGGCAAATTGGCCCgattatcctctagtgtgcagcagcctttaGCCCAACCAACAGCCCTCCACTGAACAAAATGATTTGTCTGCTGCCAGCTGCAGAGCCGCAAGAGAATCTTCAGCACTGGCGAACAAGTGGCTGAGTGATGCTCTAAAATCTTCAATTAGACTTTAATGCAGTTGTTAAATCATGTGTGGACTTCAGTTCACAGGACTAAAGACTCAGGAGGCAATTCTGAATTATAAAGCTGAAAGTCCTGTAGTGTAGTGTAAAAAATACAGCTTCACTGTTGTATAGTGAATGAAATACTCAATAGCTGCTTTCTtaagtctggacattttactcAAATTTTCCAGAAATAAGTTAACCAACGATTTGTTAGTGGCAGCCCTACTCCACATCAGGATCTTGCACAAACCATCAAAAAGCTTGATTAAAAGAAACtcacataaaatattttttgcaagCACTATGCTTATCTCGCTGTGCTCTTCCTACACCTGGATTTGGTCAATTGTGTTAAGCCAGTTGAGACCTAAAGTAACTACACCTTGCTCAGTTAATCCCACGAGGGACGAGCAGGGGAGAAACTAAAACCATCTCTTACTCAATTTTCATTATCTAGTGGGAGGAATGTGATGTTAAATGGAGCTGTGGTTTTCTCTGAGACTGAGGCTGGACTCAGAGGGGATGCAAGCTGAGTCTCAACATGACACGGTTATTGAAACATGTTAACAAGCCTGTTTGTGTCTCCGCCAGAAGTGAGCATGAGTGTGTGGGTCCCAAAAAGTGAGCATGAGGGTGTTTCCCTAAAAGTGAGCATGGGTGTGTGTCCCAAAAGGTAGTTCTATTGCATTAGTGTGTACTAAAAGTTACCATGGGTGTGTGATCCAAAAGTGAGCTTTTATGTGTGTcccaagagtgtgtgtgtgtgtgtgtgtgtgtgtgtgtgtgtgtgtgtagagagaggatgtggtcaggGTGTGTTGATCAGGTCTGTGCCACCTTCACGTTACAGATACAGGCTCCGTGATAACTTGACATTAGCCTATGTTTTGCACATGATTAATAATGAGTCACTCATcatttatataatctggataaACAAGCTGGTGTTGACGTGCATACAAAGGCCCATTATATGTAATGGAAATGAGCCCAGCTCACATTatagatgatttaaaaaataagactGATTTAATTACAGTCATTCTAATTCATGTGTGTCGCATTCTACGTGGTTTCGCTTCCAGGACCATGAGCCACTATCGTCGCCAGCTGAAGTTCGCCACATGGATCCGTCTATTTACTGAAAAGCCAGAAAACACAGTGGCACTTAACATTCCATTAAACTGCGTCTGTTGACGGTAAAAATGTGAACGGGACATCCAGCGGTGCGTCCGCGATctttgtgaaataaatgtgttcaAACCGCAGCTGTAATGCTGTGAAAGTCACCTTGTGTCTCGTGTCCAAGCTAAACTAGGCTGAGATTAAACTAGCTAGCGTGGAGCGGGTAGAAAGTTAGATGTCGTAGTAGCGCAAACTGTAACGCAGTTATTTTGGCTAAGCTAGCGTTACTCTCAGTTAAGAGGCTAGCTAGAGCTACCGCATCGTCGTTACTGGTCGacgttttattgttttattttcagagcGGGTTTGACACCGGAGCTGCGGGGTTTGGTTTTATCCACTGGGCCATTTAAGACTTGACGGTGGAAGGGAAATAAAAGCGAACACTTTATTCGGGCTTGACGTGTAAACACGGAACCTTGCGCGGAACGGTTTGGTTTCAGTGGATAGTCAGTGGCTGTGGGTTTAGCCTGGCTGGCCTGGACTCACCGTGATGTTGCAGTGAATGATCAGCAGCTTCTCCCTCGTTACGTTGAACTGGCAACTCAGCTCGTCGGGTTTCCAGTCTATTATTCTGAATCGCTCGTGGTTTGGGTCAAAGATTGACTCCAGAAACTTCAGTTCGGCCTTTAGCCCCGACACCGACATCTTCTGCTCATCTCAAACCACCAGGCCGCTGGCAGGAGGGGAAGTCGGGGCGGAATGCGACCGCGCAGTTGAGTCGGTGCTCGGATCTCGCATATTAGCGTGAGAACAACAACAAAGGGCTGGATGGGTCTATGGAGCACGATGTCACCGGGTTTTACACCAGGACACTACACAActtcaacatttcatttcaaattcaaactaACCTTCTTGTtggatattattattacattacatgtttCACTTGGCTCCAATGTCTTCTTCTAGGAGCCCATAGAGACaagattatatttttatactgATGAATATACAGATATAGTTTAATACAtgtacaatatataaaatatgtgcaAACAAAAAATTCTAAAGTTTTTAGAGAAGCTGGGTTTTCATTAACCCTGATCCTCCGACCTACAGGGGCCCctaaaaatgtcattataatTGAAACTTGTAcattgtatataatataatatatgaacaATGTGAGCAAACATTTTTGATAAAGTTTAAGAGAAAGCTGGGTTAACAAAATAACCCTGGTCCTCAGACCTACAGGGGCTCCTAAAGAcaagtttaacatttttactgaaaatatatcgatatattgtAATTTATGtgcaatatataaaataagagcaaacacaaagtgCAAAGAGACAACTGGGTTGCCAATTTACCAAGACCTACAGGGGCCCTAAAGACAAGATTATActtttatactgtaaatataattGTACAAGATATTattaataaacaaaatacatgAGCGTACATAGCATTTATCAAGTGTAAAGAGAAGACTTGGTTACCAATAGACCCAGGGCCTCGGATCTATTGGGGCCCCCGGGTTGAAAAAGTACAattttatactgtaaatatacaaatataattgtGATAAGTGATATACAATGTATACAATATATgtgcaaacaaaaatgttattaaGTTTAATGAGAAGACTGGGTTACCTATTTACCAAGTGTCTCACCCTATAGGGGTCTCTAAAGACAGGATGAAAAaattatactgtaaatatatagatatagtaTAATATATGTACAAGATAAGATATATGAGCAAACAAAAATTTGATAAAGTTTAAAGAGAAGACAGGGTTACCAATTAATCCACATCAGTCCTCTAGGCCCCTTAagacaataatataatttcatgcagtaaatatatagatatagtaTAATATATGTACAATATATACATTATAGAAGCAAACACAAATTTGATAAAGCTTAAAGCGAAGATTAGGTTGTCAATTATCCATCTGATTGCACTGGTTAAAATCACTGTTCAGGTAAAGGCTTTTCTAAAGAGCCATTCAAAGTTGTGTACACTGACTTGACACTAGGTGGcacaacaatacaaataatTCTGTTCAATTTACAACCAGACATGAGCTGTTGTTGTAAGCAGTGGCATGAGCAGTACACACATTGTACAGCAGGAGTCTGAACTGCAGCACCTTCTTTTACAACGTGTTGCATTTCACCCAGAACAGTGCATGACATGTAACTGCATGTAGTACAGCCCACACATCGAAGGACAGAATCAAAGGTGAAGAAGCTGACACTTTGTTGGAGTTGTATTGACTGACCTTCACCAGTGGATTTGGGTAAGTGTTTGTGATTTAGAGAACAGAAACTAAAAACAGTCATGACTGTTTTTAGTTTCTCTTTTGTTGAAACATGCTGTGAACATTGGAGGCATGTGTAAGTAATTGTTAACAGCCATTTCTATCAATGTTCAAGTTCAAGAATATTATGATTAGTTGTAGTTTTGAGTTTTCTCGCATCGTATAAGTATGTATTACAACCAAGTGTATAGTTGACACATTGTTAAAGTTGTATTGACTGACCTGCACCAGTGGATTTGGGTATAAATGTTAATGTAACTCAAGATTTAAGCGGATACAAAGCTCTTTTATAAAAGCAGAAACTAAAAACCGTCATGACACGTGTTATGTTGAAACATGCTGTGAACATTGGAGGCATGTGTAAGTAATGCTTGTTTTGAGTTTTCTCGCATTGTATAAGTATAAGTATGTCTTACAACCAAGTGTATAGTTGACACATTGTTGGAGTTGTATTGACTGACCTGCACCAGTGGATTTGGGTATAAATGTTAATATAACTCAAGACTTAAGCGGATACAAAGCTGTTTTAGAGAACAGAAACTAAAAACCGTCATGACACGTGTTATGTTGAAACATGCTGTGAACATTGGAGGCATGTGTAAGTAATGCTAGGTGGTACTTGTTAACAGCCATTTCTATCAATGTTCAAGTTCAACAATATTATGATTAGTTGTTTTGAGTTTCTCGCATTTAATAAGTATATGTATGTCTTACAACCAAATGTAAAGTTGATGTATAGGGGAATTACCTTAAAGTTGTACTTAGTtccagtacttgagtaaatttACTTAGTGATCTTTCACTATATCTCATGTTATAGTGTCTGTAAACATCAAAACATGTGAATCAGCCAGGTAGTACTATACcgacttgtttttgtttttcaggtcaGAGCAACATGATCATGACGGTGCCTCCCTTAGCTCTGCTCACCTTTACTCTACTGTTGAATCAACTTACCGGTGCTCCTGTGGGGAAAATATTAGTTTTCCCACTGGATGGAAGCCACTGGATAAACATGAAAATACTCATCGAGGCGCTGCATGCCAAAGGCCATGAGGTCGCCGTGCTCAGGGCGAAAGACAGCTGGTACATCAGTGAGAAGTCTCCTTTCTACACCTCCATCACACTTCCAAGCACAGGTGGCTTTGAGGAAAACTTTGATACCTTTTTGTTGCCACAGCTGGCGATCCGGCTGCAGGGTAAGCCTACGTCTCTTTGGTCTCTCTTCTGGACCCAAGTTAAGTTGCAGTGGATGGTTACAAACCAGTTCTCGGAGTTCCACAAGCGAGTGAGCGAAATGGTTGATAAGATGTTTGAAGATGAGAACCTGATGCGTTCCCTACACGAGGCCAAATTCGACGTGGTTTTGACTGACCCTGGCATCGGCGGAGGGGCCATGCTGGCACGTCGGCTTCAAGTTCCCCTTGTTTTCAATGTCAGATGGACCATTCAAGGTGAAGCCCATCTTCTCCTGGCTCCATCGCCTCTGTCATACATTCCTTTTACTGCAACAGAGCTCACAGACAGGATGACCTTCCCTCAGAGAATCAAGAATGTTTTGAGTTATGTTCTTGGGATGTACACGCTGTCCTCCATCACAGAACCTCATTACAAACCTTTGGTTAGGAAGTACTTTGGTCCTGATGCGGATTACTCAACATTTTTCCTGGACGCTGATATATGGCTTATGAGGATTGACTTCGTCTTTGAATATCCACGTCCTACGATGCCAAATGTAGTCTACATTGGTGGATTTCAGTGCAAGCCCCCAAAGCCCCTGTCCGAGGACCTGGAGAAGTTTGTCCAGAGCTCCGGAGACCACGGTGTCGTTATGATGACCTTAGGAACTTTGGTAGGCAAGCTTCCCCAAGATGTTGCTGAGGAGATTGCTGCAGCCTTTGCTCAGCTGCCTCAGAAGGTTGTGTGGAGGTACGTTGGAGAAAGGCCAGTCAACCTGGGCAACAACACATTACTGGTCAACTGGTTGCCACAGAATGACCTCTTAGGACATCCCAAAACTAGGGCGTTTGTTTGCCACGGAGGCACCAATGGAGTTCAAGAAGCAATTTACCATGGGGTTCCTGTAGTCGGCCTTCCATTATTCTTCGATCAGCATGATAACCTCTCCAGAATCAAAGTGAGGGGAGGAGCTGTGAATGTGGACATTGCCATGCTCGATAGGCACATCTTCGCAGATGCACTTAGGACAGTTCTCTACAACTCCTCTTACAGGGAAAACATGCAGAGGCTCTCGAGGCTGCACAGAGACCAGCCCATGAAACCACTGGACCGGGCAGTGTTTTGGATAGAATTTGTAATGAGGCACAAAGGAGCCCCTCACCTGCAGACACAAGCCAACAAAATGTCCTGGTTTGTTTACAACTCTGTCGATGTCATCGCTGCTTTGTTGGCAGCTTTTCTGCTTTTAACTTTCACCTGCATTTCCGTTGTAAGATTACTGTGGAGAAGGTTTTTTGTCGGAAAAAAGGTCAaacctgaataaatgaatgaaatgtgttaAATCTAAGCATTTCTAGACATGATCCCAAatagtctctgtgtgtgatgttgcaAGAGGCAAACTATTTTTTTGATTATAAACCATAATAGAAAACAGTATTTTCTAGATTTCTCCATTGGTTGAGGATTGTATCCTGCACAAACATGTGACTGTGAAGGTTTTCAAAGTCAATAATTATAAAGTAAATGATCTTCCAAATTAGTTCGATTTCTccagagacagtttgtttgCAACATATTAGACACAAGTTTACAGGAGGAACAGTGTCCATAAAGTATCCATCCAGCAGCTATATGTCTCTGGAGTCAAAGTCTGAGAGCAGTGAACTTTAACCAGATGACCTTATGATAAACTTGTTGATTTACCAATGAtcctgtatgtgtatgtgtttccaTACTGAATTGTGTGCCGTTCAGAGGAAGTGTCTCCAACACGCCTGGACCCCTTCCCCTTTGTAATGTGTCATTTGTGTCCAAGCTCTTCCTTGAGGTTTAAATCAGCAATTTGTCTACTTCCATAATgaacctgagagagaaaaagaaaagtgcataTATAAAGTGAGAGAATACATGTTTGATTATATATTAAACAAATGGTCAAAAGCTGGATGGTCAACATGTATTGACTTCTATGAATGtctatcattttatttgtacattttgtcctctttttcGGTTTGTTGGTCTGTCTCATTTTACTTATATTAGCTACTTTTACTTTCCTCTTGACTGTTATGTTTTGTCCCGGGTGCATATTAGGTATAATTAGCATTTGCCTTTTCTGGTTTAAATTTAGTTTACTGTTTATCTTGTTTAATGTTTACTGTTTATcttgtttattgtttattgtttatcttgtttattgtttactgtttatcttgtttattttcaatatgtatttcatttgattttccaTTTTGTTATATTGAAATCAGTCCGTTTCTTGACAGGTCCAGATTTGAACAGTAGGTGGCAGCATAATGTTCTGCCATGGGAAACCACGAGGAACCTTTTCCTTGCAcagatgatttaaaatgtaagcATTATCTCTtcaattgtgtttattttatggCTTTTTGTTGAATTATAAAGTTTGTTTGGGTGGTGAAAagtaaataatgataataataaaaccatgACAAGAGCACatacagacaaaaatctattttctaTTAAATCAAATTGcatttcactttgatttcaACCTCATCAAACTTCTATCCACTGTTGTCTTTCTAATTATCAAAATGTATACATTTGACATGCAAACTATTGAATTGTCCGTGTTTCCCTGATCGTAATCATACACAGGATATGATGTGAGAGAAACCTGGTTCCTCATATCTCTGAATGAATCCAACATTATCCAGGCTTCTGAttgtctgtgcagtagtgactGTGACTTCTATATGTCCCGGATACTTTTCATTAGTATACTGATGATCAACAGTGGCCTGTCTGACATTATGTACATCTTGACAACATTTAATagagtatatactgtatatcaacaATACATATTTAAATCTTTCTCAAATAATCCTGCATTATACAATTTACAGTTGAAAATAGTTTACAATAGACCCtcattgaaataaatatgaacATACTGCATGTGTGATAGCTGAAACAGATAAGGAATATGCTGGTGTAATCAGAACATGCTGTGTAGTAGATGTATGAATGCAGCAAATGAATGAGGCTACTGTGTTGTAGGTGTGGGACTCCATTAGCCTCTGTTAGTTCAAAGAGGAATAGGATTAAAACTCTACTTAAAGCCTGTGCATGTGCTGTTGAGGTCAGGGCTTAGTCAGCCTGTGAGACTGCTTGACCCAAAGCACAGTTTCAGGCATTTGTTAGGCACTTTGTTATGCACTGATACTGTCATGGACGGATTATCATGACCACAGGCCCTGGACATAAACTCGCTACAGATCCCTGCATGCAAAATAGTATCCGAAGACTGCGTGTGCCCGAGAGCGACCTGCAACCACACAGTTTATATCACTTTAGGCTAAAAGGACATCACAGTGTCAGACACAGTCTTAATACATCAAAGCCTATATATTACGATTTAATCTGCTGTTTTACAATCAGGTAACAGTTTCAAAATCACATTTACTCCAATAGCTTACAAACAAAAAATGCTACACAGCAGGAAAAGAgtttcataaaacatgtttaagcTAATGGGGCCCTGGACACTGGCTTACTTTCTCTATGCAGTTCATATTTGGAGAATCCTGTAGCAACGCCTGAGAAACACTGGCTTCTGATTGGTCAGTAGAAACAACTCTATTAAATGGCAGGTAACTATAGCAACAGCAGACCATTAACATTAGCGAAGCTGGTTTAACTAGAGTTTGATGTTAAAAGTGGCTACAGGCTGTTTCTCATGACTGATATTCACTCTGTAAATGATTTCGATGTAAGACAAACAAATCCATGGAtccttgtttattgtttttgatATCATCGATTTGTGCTCCTCTTTACGATGGGACGTCGCCTGCCTGTCCCCGTGGTCCTCTGAGACCTCGCGGGATTTGGGATTAG
This genomic interval from Paralichthys olivaceus isolate ysfri-2021 chromosome 7, ASM2471397v2, whole genome shotgun sequence contains the following:
- the LOC109624488 gene encoding ubiquitin-conjugating enzyme E2 Q2-like isoform X1, encoding MSVSGLKAELKFLESIFDPNHERFRIIDWKPDELSCQFNVTREKLLIIHCNITESYPSTPPIWFVDSDDPSLAEVLERLEDVRKGSTLLLQQLKRLICDLCRLYNLPQHPDVEMLDQPLPAGPITQERKNGPSDEVTSEEEEEEEMGEQDIDLDQDLDHYDMKEEEPVDGKKSEDDGIEKENLAILEKIRKNHRQDHLNGAVSGSVQASDRLMKELREIYRSQSYKTGIYSVELVNDSLYEWHVKLRTVDPDSPLHSDLQVLKEKEGVDYILLNFSYKDNFPFDPPFVRVISPVLSGGYVLGGGALCMELLTKQGWSSAYSIESVIMQINATLVKGKARVQFGANKNQYNLARAQQSYKSLVQIHEKNGWYTPPKEDG
- the LOC109624488 gene encoding ubiquitin-conjugating enzyme E2 Q2-like isoform X2 gives rise to the protein MSVSGLKAELKFLESIFDPNHERFRIIDWKPDELSCQFNVTREKLLIIHCNITESYPSTPPIWFVDSDDPSLAEVLERLEDVRKGSTLLLQQLKRLICDLCRLYNLPQHPDVEMLDQPLPAGPITQERKNGPSDEVTSEEEEEEEMGEDIDLDQDLDHYDMKEEEPVDGKKSEDDGIEKENLAILEKIRKNHRQDHLNGAVSGSVQASDRLMKELREIYRSQSYKTGIYSVELVNDSLYEWHVKLRTVDPDSPLHSDLQVLKEKEGVDYILLNFSYKDNFPFDPPFVRVISPVLSGGYVLGGGALCMELLTKQGWSSAYSIESVIMQINATLVKGKARVQFGANKNQYNLARAQQSYKSLVQIHEKNGWYTPPKEDG
- the LOC109623945 gene encoding UDP-glucuronosyltransferase 2C1-like isoform X1, with translation MTRVMLKHAVNIGGMCQSNMIMTVPPLALLTFTLLLNQLTGAPVGKILVFPLDGSHWINMKILIEALHAKGHEVAVLRAKDSWYISEKSPFYTSITLPSTGGFEENFDTFLLPQLAIRLQGKPTSLWSLFWTQVKLQWMVTNQFSEFHKRVSEMVDKMFEDENLMRSLHEAKFDVVLTDPGIGGGAMLARRLQVPLVFNVRWTIQGEAHLLLAPSPLSYIPFTATELTDRMTFPQRIKNVLSYVLGMYTLSSITEPHYKPLVRKYFGPDADYSTFFLDADIWLMRIDFVFEYPRPTMPNVVYIGGFQCKPPKPLSEDLEKFVQSSGDHGVVMMTLGTLVGKLPQDVAEEIAAAFAQLPQKVVWRYVGERPVNLGNNTLLVNWLPQNDLLGHPKTRAFVCHGGTNGVQEAIYHGVPVVGLPLFFDQHDNLSRIKVRGGAVNVDIAMLDRHIFADALRTVLYNSSYRENMQRLSRLHRDQPMKPLDRAVFWIEFVMRHKGAPHLQTQANKMSWFVYNSVDVIAALLAAFLLLTFTCISVVRLLWRRFFVGKKVKPE
- the LOC109623945 gene encoding UDP-glucuronosyltransferase 2C1-like isoform X2, which encodes MIMTVPPLALLTFTLLLNQLTGAPVGKILVFPLDGSHWINMKILIEALHAKGHEVAVLRAKDSWYISEKSPFYTSITLPSTGGFEENFDTFLLPQLAIRLQGKPTSLWSLFWTQVKLQWMVTNQFSEFHKRVSEMVDKMFEDENLMRSLHEAKFDVVLTDPGIGGGAMLARRLQVPLVFNVRWTIQGEAHLLLAPSPLSYIPFTATELTDRMTFPQRIKNVLSYVLGMYTLSSITEPHYKPLVRKYFGPDADYSTFFLDADIWLMRIDFVFEYPRPTMPNVVYIGGFQCKPPKPLSEDLEKFVQSSGDHGVVMMTLGTLVGKLPQDVAEEIAAAFAQLPQKVVWRYVGERPVNLGNNTLLVNWLPQNDLLGHPKTRAFVCHGGTNGVQEAIYHGVPVVGLPLFFDQHDNLSRIKVRGGAVNVDIAMLDRHIFADALRTVLYNSSYRENMQRLSRLHRDQPMKPLDRAVFWIEFVMRHKGAPHLQTQANKMSWFVYNSVDVIAALLAAFLLLTFTCISVVRLLWRRFFVGKKVKPE